One Streptomyces sp. ML-6 genomic region harbors:
- a CDS encoding ferrochelatase, giving the protein MSDLRDPAPYDALLLLSFGGPEGPDDVVPFLANVTRGRGIPEERLKEVGKHYFLFGGVSPINGQNRALLDALREDFAGHGLDLPVYWGNRNWAPYLTDTLRELVRDGHRRVAVLATSAYASYSGCRQYRENLAESLAALEAEGLPVPRVDKLRHYFNHPGFVAPMVDGVLAALADLPEDVRAGAHLAFTTHSIPVSAADTSGPADAHGDGGAYVAEHLDVARLIVDAVREETGVEYSWKLVYQSRSGAPHIPWLEPDICDHLEALHADGVPAAVMAPIGFVSDHMEVLYDLDTEATAKAAELGLPVRRSATVGADPRFAAAVRDLVLERAATERGRARERCALGTLGPGHDLCPVGCCPARAPKPAAAGADSPYA; this is encoded by the coding sequence ATGTCCGATCTGCGCGATCCCGCTCCCTACGACGCCCTGCTGCTGCTCTCCTTCGGCGGCCCCGAAGGCCCGGACGACGTGGTCCCGTTCCTGGCGAACGTGACCCGTGGCCGCGGTATCCCCGAGGAGCGGCTGAAGGAAGTCGGCAAGCACTACTTCCTGTTCGGCGGCGTCAGCCCGATCAACGGCCAGAACCGGGCCCTGCTGGACGCCCTGCGCGAGGACTTCGCCGGGCACGGCCTGGACCTGCCGGTGTACTGGGGCAACCGCAACTGGGCGCCGTACCTCACCGACACCCTGCGCGAGCTGGTCCGGGACGGGCACCGCCGCGTCGCCGTCCTCGCCACCAGCGCCTACGCCTCCTACTCCGGCTGCCGGCAGTACCGGGAGAACCTCGCCGAGTCACTGGCCGCCCTGGAGGCCGAGGGACTGCCCGTGCCGCGGGTCGACAAGCTCCGGCACTACTTCAACCACCCCGGGTTCGTGGCCCCCATGGTGGACGGTGTCCTCGCCGCCCTGGCCGACCTGCCCGAGGACGTGCGGGCCGGGGCGCACCTCGCCTTCACCACGCACTCCATCCCCGTCTCCGCCGCCGACACCTCCGGCCCCGCGGACGCGCACGGCGACGGCGGCGCCTACGTGGCCGAGCACCTCGACGTGGCCCGGCTGATCGTCGACGCGGTGCGCGAGGAGACCGGCGTCGAGTACTCCTGGAAGCTCGTCTACCAGTCGCGCAGCGGCGCCCCGCACATCCCGTGGCTGGAACCCGACATCTGCGACCACCTGGAGGCGCTGCACGCGGACGGCGTGCCCGCCGCGGTGATGGCCCCCATCGGCTTCGTCTCCGACCACATGGAAGTGCTCTACGACCTCGACACGGAGGCCACCGCCAAGGCCGCCGAGCTGGGCCTGCCGGTGCGCCGGTCGGCGACCGTGGGCGCCGACCCGCGGTTCGCCGCGGCGGTGCGCGACCTGGTGCTGGAACGGGCCGCCACCGAGCGGGGGCGGGCGCGGGAGCGCTGCGCCCTGGGCACGCTCGGCCCCGGCCACGACCTGTGCCCGGTCGGCTGCTGCCCGGCCAGGGCCCCCAAGCCCGCCGCGGCGGGCGCGGACAGCCCCTACGCGTGA
- a CDS encoding inositol monophosphatase family protein: protein MTDPNPTELLDLALEAARRAGALLRDGRPADLGVAATKSSPIDVVTEMDLAAEKLIVDFLTGHRPQDGLLGEEGGGTEGSSGIRWVVDPLDGTVNYLYGLPTWAVSIAAEHDGERIVGVVEVPMRRETYHAVLGGGAYVRGDAHGEDIALRHRPAPPLDQALVSTGFNYVGHVRAHQADVARRLIPRLRDIRRGGSAAVDLCDVAAGRLDGYYERGLHPWDLAAGDLIAREAGALTGGRPGLPADGDLAIAASPGVFEPLQALLEEYGAWHD from the coding sequence GTGACCGACCCGAACCCGACCGAACTGCTCGACCTCGCCCTGGAGGCCGCCCGCCGCGCGGGGGCGCTGCTCCGCGACGGCCGCCCGGCCGACCTGGGAGTGGCCGCGACCAAGTCCAGCCCGATCGATGTCGTCACCGAGATGGACCTCGCCGCCGAGAAGCTGATCGTCGACTTCCTCACCGGGCACCGCCCGCAGGACGGCCTCCTCGGCGAGGAAGGGGGCGGCACGGAGGGCAGCAGCGGGATCCGCTGGGTCGTCGACCCGCTCGACGGCACCGTGAACTACCTGTACGGGCTGCCGACCTGGGCCGTCTCCATCGCCGCCGAACACGACGGCGAGCGGATCGTGGGCGTGGTGGAGGTCCCGATGCGCCGCGAGACCTACCACGCGGTCCTCGGCGGCGGGGCGTACGTACGCGGCGACGCGCACGGCGAGGACATCGCGCTGCGCCACCGCCCCGCGCCGCCGCTCGACCAGGCCCTCGTCTCGACCGGGTTCAACTACGTCGGCCACGTCCGCGCCCACCAGGCGGACGTGGCCCGGAGGCTGATCCCGCGGCTGCGCGACATCCGGCGCGGCGGCTCGGCCGCCGTGGACCTCTGCGACGTGGCGGCGGGCCGGCTCGACGGCTACTACGAGCGCGGCCTGCACCCCTGGGACCTGGCCGCGGGCGACCTCATCGCCCGGGAGGCCGGGGCGCTCACCGGGGGCCGCCCCGGGCTGCCCGCCGACGGCGACCTGGCGATCGCCGCGTCCCCCGGCGTCTTCGAGCCGCTGCAGGCCCTTCTGGAGGAGTACGGGGCCTGGCACGACTAG